In a genomic window of Glycine max cultivar Williams 82 chromosome 13, Glycine_max_v4.0, whole genome shotgun sequence:
- the LOC102663406 gene encoding uncharacterized protein codes for MENDCCFHVRKCHKCQAFVDNVNALLVPLNILTAPWPFSMWGIDVIGAIEPKALNRHGFILVAIDYFTKWVEAASYANVTRSVVVRFIKKEIIYRWRLCSFSPSETNAFAHLCWPFRTPVEGQVVTVGDSAEDLLES; via the exons ATGGAAAACGATTGTTGCTTCCATGTGAGAAAGTGCCACAAGTGCCAGGCTTTCGTGGATAACGTCAATGCTCTGCTCGTACCTTTGAACATCTTGACGGCGCCTTGGCCATtctctatgtggggaatagatgtgattggaGCTATTGAGCCCAAGGCTTTGAATAGACATGGCTTCATTTTGGTTGCCATCGACTACTTtaccaaatgggttgaagcagCATCATATGCCAATGTGACAAGGAgcgtggtggtcagattcatcaaGAAAGAGATAATCTACCG GTGGCGACTCTGCTCGTTTTCTCCCTCGGAGACAAACGCTTTTGCCCATCTGTGTTGGCCTTTTCGCACCCCCGTCGAAGGGCAGGTTGTGACAGTTGGTGACTCCGCTGAggacttgttagagagttag
- the LOC112998710 gene encoding uncharacterized protein has product MDPVKYIFEKPTLTERIARWQVLLSKFDIVYVIQKAIKGSALVDYLAQQPINDYQPMHPEFPDEDIMTLFKEEVEDEDRDKWIVWFNGASNALGHGVRAVLVTLDDQCTPFIARLGFDCKNNMAEYEACTLRIQATIDFKVKLLKVYGDSALVIHQLRGEWETRDHTLIPYQAYIRKLIGYFDNISFHYIPREENQMADALTTLVVVHQV; this is encoded by the coding sequence atggacccggtcaagtacataTTTGAAAAACCCACTCTCACCGAGCGGATCGCTCGGTGGCAGGTTCTGCTGTCAAAATTTGACATTGTTTATGTCATTCAAAAGGcaataaagggaagcgccttggtaGATTACCTGGCTCAACAGCCCATCAATGACTACCAACCAATGCATCCAGAATTcccagatgaggacatcatgaccttgttcAAGGAGGAAGTAGAGGATGAAGATAGGGATAAATGGATCGTGTGGTTCAATGGCGCGTCCAACGCACTAGGCCACGGAGTAAGGGCAGTTTTGGTTACCCTCGACGACCAATGTACACCCTTCATAGCTAGATTGGGCTTTGACTGCAAGAACAACATGGCTGAGTATGAGGCGTGCACCCTGAGGATCCAAGCGACAATTGACTTCAAGGTCAAGTTGCTCAAGGTATATGGAGACTCAGCCTTGGTGATCCATCaattgagaggagaatgggagacTAGGGATCACACGTTGATACCCTACCAGGCTTACATCAGAAAACTGATAGGGTACTTCGACAATATCTCCTTTCATTACATTCCCAGAGAAGAGAATCAGATGGCCGATGCCCTTACCACTTTGGTTGTCGTACATCAAGTTTAG